A single genomic interval of Demequina sp. NBRC 110054 harbors:
- a CDS encoding 5-(carboxyamino)imidazole ribonucleotide synthase produces MTPPIVAVVGGGQLARMMAPAATELGVILRVLVESPAAASALPAHETVVGVPSDPEAVAALLSEPRPSVLTWEHEHIPAEVFAAAEAVGVPALPGLGALTFAQDKIEMRVRMDALGLPNPDWAPVTTEAEVASFLSSHGGEAVLKTARGGYDGKGVRIVRDAAEASDWLAAAADGGPRVLIEAKVPYTRELAALAARRPSGAVVTWPVVESIQRDGVCSEVIAPAPGLTDDESDEARAVAARVATELGVVGVLAVEMFDTGEHVLINELAMRPHNSGHWTQDGAVTSQFEQHLRAVLDLPLGSTEALAPVTVMANVLGGAREDLPTALADVDDAGAKIHLYGKEVRPGRKVGHVNVTGEDADDVYRRAVAAAAIVRDGGAA; encoded by the coding sequence ATGACCCCGCCTATCGTCGCCGTCGTCGGCGGCGGCCAGCTGGCGCGCATGATGGCGCCCGCCGCGACCGAGCTCGGCGTGATCCTGCGCGTGCTCGTCGAGTCGCCAGCCGCCGCCTCCGCGCTGCCCGCCCATGAGACCGTCGTCGGAGTGCCGTCCGACCCCGAGGCCGTCGCGGCGCTGCTCTCCGAGCCCCGGCCCTCTGTGCTCACGTGGGAGCACGAGCACATCCCCGCCGAGGTGTTCGCGGCGGCGGAGGCCGTCGGAGTCCCCGCGCTTCCGGGCCTCGGTGCGCTCACCTTCGCGCAGGACAAGATCGAGATGCGCGTGCGCATGGACGCGCTCGGGCTGCCGAACCCCGACTGGGCGCCGGTGACCACGGAGGCCGAGGTCGCATCGTTCCTGTCCTCCCACGGGGGAGAGGCGGTCCTCAAGACCGCGCGCGGCGGCTACGACGGCAAGGGCGTCCGCATCGTCCGCGACGCCGCCGAGGCCTCCGACTGGCTCGCGGCGGCGGCCGACGGAGGTCCCCGGGTCCTCATCGAGGCCAAGGTGCCGTACACCCGCGAGCTCGCGGCGCTTGCCGCGCGGCGGCCGTCCGGCGCGGTCGTGACGTGGCCCGTCGTCGAGTCGATCCAGCGCGACGGAGTCTGCTCCGAGGTGATCGCCCCGGCGCCCGGCCTCACCGACGACGAGTCGGACGAGGCCCGCGCCGTCGCCGCTCGCGTCGCGACCGAGCTGGGCGTCGTCGGGGTGCTCGCGGTTGAGATGTTCGACACGGGCGAGCATGTGCTGATCAACGAGCTCGCGATGCGCCCGCACAACTCCGGCCACTGGACCCAGGACGGCGCGGTGACGAGCCAGTTCGAGCAGCACCTGCGCGCGGTGCTCGACCTGCCGCTCGGGTCGACCGAGGCGCTCGCGCCCGTCACCGTGATGGCGAACGTGCTCGGGGGCGCACGCGAGGACCTCCCGACCGCTCTCGCGGACGTGGACGATGCGGGGGCGAAGATCCACCTGTACGGCAAGGAGGTCCGGCCTGGTCGCAAGGTGGGGCACGTGAACGTCACAGGCGAGGACGCGGACGACGTCTACCGCCGTGCTGTCGCCGCCGCCGCTATCGTGAGGGACGGAGGTGCGGCATGA
- a CDS encoding GtrA family protein: MTIVAWVRSRAGELARFATVGVVGVFVNLGTFNLLRLGPFAPDAEIGGDDDRVVTAKLIATLVSIAFAWVAHRGWTFRGMSVHKPGHEALMFLVVNGAALLIESGTVGVSHHVLGLTSPLADNIAAMIGIGLGTIARYGAYRLFLFKDPEDRDDVSGTVVASGTGVAKPGDASSLVADEPRP; this comes from the coding sequence ATGACGATCGTGGCCTGGGTGCGTTCGCGAGCGGGCGAGCTCGCGCGCTTCGCCACGGTCGGGGTCGTGGGCGTGTTCGTCAACCTCGGCACGTTCAACCTGCTCCGCCTCGGCCCATTCGCGCCCGACGCGGAGATCGGCGGGGACGACGACCGCGTCGTCACCGCGAAGCTGATCGCGACGCTCGTCTCGATCGCCTTCGCGTGGGTCGCGCACCGCGGGTGGACCTTCCGCGGCATGAGCGTCCACAAGCCCGGCCACGAGGCGCTGATGTTCCTCGTGGTGAACGGCGCCGCGCTCCTGATCGAGTCCGGCACGGTCGGGGTGTCCCACCACGTGCTCGGGCTCACGTCACCGCTCGCGGACAACATCGCCGCGATGATCGGCATCGGGTTGGGCACGATCGCGCGCTATGGGGCGTACCGGCTGTTCCTGTTCAAGGACCCCGAGGACAGGGACGATGTGTCCGGCACCGTCGTCGCATCAGGGACGGGCGTCGCGAAGCCGGGCGACGCATCGTCCCTGGTCGCCGACGAGCCCCGCCCCTAG
- a CDS encoding HAMP domain-containing sensor histidine kinase, which produces MRRKLLQATVSALLVAVVLLGIPLGVAAAQLIFSSAEQDLGLRASTASRAIEVRYDLNDTIDERTLEAFVSEARGAPKYMVVTLPDGTELSAGEQPDPALVGSYVASSGVFVKMYVAWWDVFLDAAQLVGLVFAVAFVAIVAGIAMASWQAERLSRPLVYLAASAEQVGSGQTRPRLERTGVEEIDLVAEELSRSADRMAARLAAERQFASDASHQLRTPLTALTMRLEEISLMTDRDEVREEAEASLEQVERLVGVVDDLLGRSKRALGAGTELLSLDEVFSQQREEWAATFAKAGRRLTIEDTDSSVFATPGGLAQVLATLIENSLHHGGGTTTVSARESGSSHAIVLEVRDEGDGVPDDLAPRIFEREVTSGRGHGLGLALARDLVTADGGRLELSQRRPAVFSVFLQGVPQMVDLEKVVPHGRALKQRTRWVWGRG; this is translated from the coding sequence GTGCGGCGCAAGCTGCTCCAGGCCACCGTCTCCGCGCTCCTGGTCGCGGTGGTCCTTCTCGGCATCCCCCTCGGCGTCGCCGCGGCCCAGCTGATCTTCAGCTCCGCGGAGCAGGACCTCGGCCTGCGCGCCTCGACCGCCTCGCGCGCGATCGAGGTGCGTTACGACCTCAACGACACGATCGACGAGCGCACGCTCGAGGCCTTCGTGTCCGAGGCGCGCGGCGCCCCCAAGTACATGGTCGTCACGCTGCCTGACGGCACCGAGCTGTCGGCGGGGGAGCAGCCGGATCCTGCGCTCGTCGGCTCGTATGTCGCGAGCTCGGGCGTGTTCGTGAAGATGTACGTCGCGTGGTGGGACGTCTTCCTTGACGCGGCTCAGCTGGTGGGGCTCGTCTTCGCCGTCGCATTCGTCGCGATCGTCGCGGGCATCGCGATGGCCTCATGGCAGGCCGAGCGCCTCAGCCGGCCGCTCGTGTACCTCGCGGCCTCCGCCGAGCAGGTCGGCTCTGGCCAGACGCGACCGCGCCTCGAGCGCACGGGGGTCGAGGAGATCGACCTCGTCGCCGAGGAGCTCTCGCGCTCGGCCGATCGCATGGCCGCGCGGCTGGCCGCGGAGCGCCAGTTCGCCTCCGACGCCTCCCACCAGCTGCGCACCCCTCTCACGGCCCTCACGATGCGGCTCGAGGAGATCTCGCTCATGACGGATCGCGACGAGGTGCGCGAGGAGGCCGAGGCCTCGCTCGAGCAGGTCGAGCGGCTCGTCGGCGTGGTCGACGACCTGCTGGGGCGTTCGAAGCGCGCGCTCGGCGCGGGCACCGAGCTGCTGTCGCTCGACGAGGTCTTCAGCCAGCAGCGCGAGGAGTGGGCCGCGACGTTCGCGAAGGCGGGTCGCAGGCTCACGATCGAGGACACGGACAGCTCCGTCTTCGCGACGCCGGGCGGCCTCGCGCAGGTGCTCGCCACGCTCATCGAGAACTCGCTGCACCACGGAGGAGGCACGACGACCGTCTCCGCGCGCGAGTCCGGCTCGAGTCACGCGATCGTGCTCGAGGTCAGGGACGAGGGCGACGGGGTGCCAGACGACCTCGCGCCGCGGATCTTCGAGCGCGAGGTGACCTCCGGCAGGGGCCATGGCCTGGGCCTCGCGCTCGCGCGCGACCTCGTCACGGCCGACGGCGGCCGCCTCGAGCTGTCGCAGCGCCGCCCCGCGGTGTTCTCGGTGTTCCTCCAGGGCGTGCCGCAGATGGTCGACCTCGAGAAGGTGGTCCCGCACGGGCGCGCGCTCAAGCAGCGCACCCGCTGGGTGTGGGGCAGGGGCTAG
- a CDS encoding response regulator transcription factor, giving the protein MTRIVLVEDDPTISEPLTRALTREGYDVEWCGTGTEGVGAAEDADLVILDLGLPDIDGVDVARRIRDKGLQVPILMLTARADEVDLVVGLDAGADDYVTKPFRLAELLARVRALLRRRAGADTVGEISARDVRVDVAGHRAFLGESELQLSSKEFELLQALVTNAGSVVSRDALMREVWEAESGAPSKTLDMHVSWLRRKLGDDAANPRYITTVRGMGFRFESGD; this is encoded by the coding sequence ATGACCCGCATTGTCTTGGTCGAAGATGACCCCACCATTTCGGAACCCTTGACCCGGGCTTTGACCAGAGAAGGCTACGACGTCGAGTGGTGTGGCACCGGTACCGAAGGTGTTGGGGCCGCGGAGGATGCCGACCTGGTGATCCTCGATCTTGGCCTGCCCGATATCGATGGCGTCGACGTCGCACGTCGCATCCGTGACAAGGGCCTCCAGGTGCCCATCCTGATGCTCACTGCGCGCGCGGACGAGGTCGATCTCGTGGTCGGCCTGGACGCTGGCGCCGACGACTACGTCACCAAGCCCTTCCGTCTGGCAGAGCTCCTCGCCCGCGTCCGCGCGCTGCTGCGCCGCCGCGCGGGTGCCGACACCGTGGGAGAGATCTCTGCGCGCGACGTGCGCGTGGATGTCGCGGGCCACCGCGCCTTCCTCGGCGAGAGCGAGCTCCAGCTCAGCTCGAAGGAGTTCGAGCTCCTCCAGGCGCTCGTGACCAACGCCGGCTCGGTCGTCTCCCGCGACGCCCTCATGCGTGAGGTGTGGGAGGCGGAGTCGGGCGCGCCGTCGAAGACCCTCGACATGCACGTGTCCTGGCTGCGCCGCAAGCTGGGCGACGACGCCGCGAATCCCCGCTACATCACCACGGTGCGGGGGATGGGCTTCCGCTTCGAGAGCGGCGACTAG
- a CDS encoding WhiB family transcriptional regulator: MDWRNDAACLEVEDPELFFPVGNTGPAISQIEKAKAVCGTCNVRETCLQWAMEHNQDSGVWGGLSEDERRSLKRRAARARRAAK; this comes from the coding sequence ATGGATTGGCGTAACGACGCTGCGTGCCTCGAGGTCGAGGACCCCGAGCTTTTCTTCCCCGTCGGCAACACCGGCCCGGCGATCTCTCAGATCGAGAAGGCCAAGGCCGTCTGCGGCACGTGCAACGTCCGCGAGACCTGCCTGCAGTGGGCCATGGAGCACAACCAGGACTCCGGTGTCTGGGGCGGGCTGTCCGAGGACGAGCGCCGCTCGCTCAAGCGCCGCGCCGCTCGCGCGCGCCGCGCCGCGAAGTAA
- a CDS encoding sensor histidine kinase, with the protein MASLRETAERFGALTDAEAECLSLLAEDWQIIADLSFADLVMWRPVDDGFVAIAQCRPSTGPTVHQDDVVGSFAAEGRVAHLRTAFDSGELVASREPRWDESYAVREDALPVVLDGRPIAVLTREVSQAVSRSSSRLELNYKGAADDILHMVTRGEFPVPTSVTGPRRGAPRVGDGVLRLDAAGHVTYASPNALSCFHRLGLTGPLINKSLPREASTMLLDKGQMDETLAMVVMGRAAWRTDIEANGAALSLRAIPVTENGVRHGAVLLCRDVSELRRRERELITKDATIREIHHRVKNNLQTVAALLRLQSRRVDAPEAKEALAEAMRRVSTIALVHETLSGTLDELVNFDDLGRRAMRMAAEVASPGVQVSIVREGDFGMIPAQWASSLALVMTELITNAVEHGFVGRERGVITVHADREAARERLRIAILDDGVGLAGSPTGLGSSIVRTLVENELDGSIEWVAREDGPGSAVRLDVRIGEGPGEGRY; encoded by the coding sequence GTGGCAAGCCTGAGAGAGACCGCGGAGCGCTTCGGCGCCCTCACCGACGCCGAGGCCGAGTGCCTGTCCCTGCTCGCGGAGGACTGGCAGATCATCGCCGACCTGTCCTTCGCCGACCTCGTCATGTGGCGTCCCGTGGACGACGGCTTCGTGGCGATCGCGCAGTGCCGCCCCTCCACCGGTCCCACGGTCCACCAGGACGATGTGGTGGGTTCCTTCGCCGCCGAGGGACGCGTCGCGCATCTTCGCACCGCCTTCGACTCGGGCGAGCTGGTCGCGTCGCGCGAGCCGCGCTGGGACGAGTCGTACGCGGTCCGCGAGGACGCGCTTCCCGTCGTCCTGGACGGCCGCCCGATCGCAGTGCTGACCAGGGAGGTCTCGCAGGCGGTGTCGCGCTCGTCGTCCCGGCTCGAGCTCAACTACAAGGGTGCCGCCGACGACATCCTGCACATGGTCACGCGCGGCGAGTTCCCCGTGCCGACCTCGGTCACCGGTCCGCGACGCGGCGCGCCGCGCGTCGGCGACGGCGTGCTGCGCCTCGACGCCGCCGGGCATGTCACGTACGCGAGCCCCAACGCGCTGTCGTGCTTCCACCGCCTCGGACTGACCGGCCCGCTCATCAACAAGTCGCTCCCGCGCGAGGCGAGCACGATGCTTCTCGACAAGGGTCAGATGGACGAGACCCTTGCGATGGTCGTCATGGGTCGCGCCGCCTGGCGCACCGACATCGAGGCGAACGGGGCGGCGCTGTCGCTGCGCGCGATCCCGGTGACGGAGAACGGGGTGAGGCACGGCGCCGTGCTGCTGTGCCGCGACGTGTCCGAGCTGAGGCGGCGCGAGCGCGAGCTCATCACGAAGGATGCGACGATCCGCGAGATCCACCACCGCGTGAAGAACAACCTGCAGACCGTGGCGGCGCTCCTGCGTCTCCAGTCACGTCGCGTCGATGCCCCCGAGGCCAAGGAGGCGCTCGCCGAGGCGATGCGGCGCGTGTCGACCATCGCGCTCGTCCACGAGACGCTGTCCGGCACGCTCGACGAGCTGGTGAACTTCGATGACCTGGGTCGCCGCGCGATGCGCATGGCCGCCGAGGTGGCGTCGCCCGGCGTTCAGGTGAGCATCGTGCGCGAGGGCGACTTCGGCATGATCCCCGCGCAGTGGGCCTCCTCGCTCGCGCTCGTGATGACCGAGCTCATCACCAATGCGGTGGAGCATGGCTTCGTCGGCAGGGAGCGCGGCGTCATCACCGTGCATGCCGACCGCGAGGCGGCCCGCGAACGGCTCCGCATCGCGATCCTCGACGACGGCGTGGGGCTGGCGGGCAGTCCGACGGGCCTCGGCTCGTCGATCGTGCGCACTCTCGTGGAGAACGAGCTCGACGGCTCGATCGAGTGGGTCGCCCGCGAGGACGGACCCGGCTCGGCGGTCAGGCTCGACGTGCGGATCGGCGAGGGGCCGGGCGAGGGTCGCTACTGA
- a CDS encoding DUF2505 domain-containing protein, with amino-acid sequence MDFTHRHRFDAPLDAVVAMLADEGFSRLRGEASGARLVDLLVDGTADTAFTVSLRREAPTSSIPSEMRGFVGSRLVVTYTEAWEPPEEHERIGTFAVEIMGAPGHVAGALGLRPDGDGTELLATGKVAVPMPIVGPMIERALVGSVTKTMDGELEVADTWLAERR; translated from the coding sequence ATGGACTTCACGCACCGCCACCGCTTCGACGCGCCGCTCGACGCCGTCGTCGCCATGCTGGCGGACGAGGGGTTCTCGCGCTTGCGCGGTGAGGCCTCGGGCGCGCGGCTGGTCGACCTGCTGGTCGACGGCACCGCCGACACCGCCTTCACCGTCTCGCTGCGACGCGAGGCGCCGACGTCCTCGATCCCCTCAGAGATGCGCGGCTTCGTGGGCTCGAGACTCGTCGTGACCTACACCGAGGCGTGGGAGCCACCCGAGGAGCACGAGCGCATCGGCACCTTCGCAGTCGAGATCATGGGAGCGCCCGGCCATGTGGCGGGGGCGCTGGGCCTGCGACCCGACGGCGACGGCACCGAGCTGCTCGCCACGGGCAAGGTCGCGGTCCCGATGCCGATAGTGGGGCCGATGATCGAGCGCGCGTTGGTGGGCTCCGTCACGAAGACGATGGACGGCGAGCTCGAGGTCGCCGACACCTGGCTCGCCGAGCGCCGTTGA
- a CDS encoding CrcB family protein produces MGRTLTLVWAGGFVGGVLRLLVGQALPHATGTMPWDLVLVNVVGSLVLGFVVSRAQREGGWAIFPAIGPGLLGGFTTFSSVAVLTWGVDAAHPANWLLLGVLMLLAVASAALGWWLGGLEAGREEAVHVGGDER; encoded by the coding sequence GTGGGGCGCACGCTCACGCTCGTGTGGGCCGGAGGCTTCGTCGGGGGCGTGCTGCGGCTCCTGGTCGGACAGGCGCTTCCTCACGCGACCGGGACGATGCCGTGGGACCTCGTGCTCGTGAACGTGGTCGGCTCGCTCGTGCTGGGCTTCGTGGTCTCGCGCGCGCAGCGCGAAGGCGGGTGGGCGATCTTCCCCGCGATCGGGCCAGGGCTGCTCGGCGGCTTCACGACGTTCTCCTCGGTCGCGGTGCTCACGTGGGGCGTGGACGCCGCTCACCCCGCGAACTGGCTCCTGCTCGGCGTGCTGATGCTGCTCGCCGTCGCCTCGGCCGCGCTCGGATGGTGGCTCGGAGGACTCGAGGCCGGCCGCGAGGAGGCCGTGCACGTCGGGGGTGACGAGCGATGA
- a CDS encoding CrcB family protein: MMSPLLLLAAGAGCGVGAVLRFLVGRIDHPQSFPWPTIAVNAAGATLLAWLTAAATAGGITEAELVVLGGGLAGGLTTFSSMAVDAVVLFQDGRRRDAALYLAATFAVGVCGAWIGWTLGA; the protein is encoded by the coding sequence ATGATGTCTCCCCTGCTGCTGCTCGCCGCCGGGGCCGGATGCGGAGTGGGAGCCGTCCTGCGCTTCCTCGTGGGGCGCATCGATCACCCGCAGTCCTTCCCGTGGCCCACGATCGCCGTGAATGCGGCGGGCGCGACACTGCTGGCGTGGCTCACCGCCGCCGCGACCGCGGGCGGCATCACCGAGGCCGAGCTCGTGGTGCTCGGTGGAGGGCTCGCCGGCGGGCTCACGACGTTCTCGAGCATGGCCGTCGACGCCGTCGTGCTGTTCCAGGACGGACGGCGTCGCGACGCGGCGCTGTACCTCGCCGCGACGTTCGCGGTAGGGGTCTGCGGGGCCTGGATCGGCTGGACGCTCGGGGCCTGA
- a CDS encoding APC family permease — protein MTARRVGLLGATGIGVGSMLGAGVFSDMWVDVLAAGRWYLLALGLAAAIAIANALSTAQLAAAHPVAGGSYAYGRAELSHWAGHVAGAAFLVGKTASVAVGAVVLGTYVLPGHAQGIATAAIALVWALNARGITKTAGGATAIAIVVSASLAALVAFAVGTPVIYGWFAYAPMSGETYEPSVLDIALHGGEGSLAQVPVAAAAAFFAFAGYARIATLGEEVREPERTIPRAIVIALAVVLALYLAVGIALAVHVGYDGLVAVLPQSADAGEALQDAPLERLADAVGFPLGLVTATAALSVFGAMLAVLAGAGRTAMAMAREGDLPRGLARQGGSGAPWLAELVSALAAIALVWTQGTSLLLVSVATILTYYAVANAAAIAQSRGGRRATLRVPVAVSALGLVGCVALALVAAPSAVGEGPGWVPWALAVTVLGWPSVAFLARRGALGPKSR, from the coding sequence GTGACGGCACGACGGGTGGGGCTGCTGGGTGCGACCGGCATCGGCGTGGGCTCGATGCTCGGTGCGGGAGTCTTCTCCGACATGTGGGTCGATGTCCTCGCCGCCGGGCGCTGGTACCTCCTCGCCCTCGGCCTCGCCGCCGCGATCGCGATCGCGAACGCGCTGTCGACCGCGCAGCTCGCCGCCGCGCATCCGGTCGCTGGAGGCTCATACGCGTACGGCCGAGCGGAGCTGTCCCACTGGGCCGGCCACGTGGCGGGGGCGGCGTTCCTCGTGGGCAAGACCGCCTCGGTCGCGGTCGGCGCGGTCGTGCTCGGCACGTATGTGCTCCCCGGGCATGCACAGGGGATCGCGACAGCGGCCATCGCGTTGGTATGGGCGCTGAATGCGCGCGGGATCACGAAGACCGCGGGGGGCGCGACCGCGATCGCGATCGTGGTCTCGGCCTCGCTCGCGGCGCTCGTCGCCTTCGCTGTCGGCACGCCGGTGATATACGGCTGGTTCGCGTACGCGCCGATGAGCGGCGAGACCTACGAGCCGAGCGTCCTCGACATCGCGCTGCACGGAGGCGAGGGGAGCCTCGCGCAGGTACCCGTCGCGGCCGCGGCCGCCTTCTTCGCCTTCGCGGGGTACGCGAGGATCGCCACGCTCGGGGAGGAGGTGCGCGAGCCCGAGCGCACGATCCCGCGCGCGATCGTCATCGCGCTCGCGGTCGTGCTCGCGCTCTACCTCGCGGTCGGGATCGCGCTCGCGGTCCACGTCGGCTACGACGGCCTGGTGGCGGTGCTTCCCCAGAGCGCGGATGCGGGCGAGGCGCTGCAGGACGCACCCCTCGAGCGGCTCGCGGACGCGGTCGGCTTCCCGCTCGGGCTCGTCACCGCGACCGCCGCCCTGAGCGTTTTCGGGGCCATGCTCGCGGTCCTCGCAGGCGCGGGCCGCACCGCCATGGCCATGGCGCGCGAGGGCGATCTGCCGCGCGGGCTCGCGCGACAGGGCGGGAGCGGGGCGCCGTGGCTCGCCGAGCTCGTGAGCGCCCTCGCCGCGATCGCGCTCGTGTGGACGCAGGGGACGAGCCTGCTGCTGGTCTCCGTGGCGACGATCCTCACGTACTACGCGGTTGCCAATGCGGCGGCGATCGCCCAGTCGCGGGGAGGTCGCCGCGCGACGCTCCGTGTCCCGGTCGCGGTGTCGGCTCTCGGTCTGGTCGGGTGCGTCGCGCTCGCGCTCGTCGCCGCACCCTCGGCCGTCGGCGAGGGCCCGGGATGGGTGCCGTGGGCGCTCGCGGTCACGGTGCTGGGCTGGCCATCCGTCGCCTTTCTCGCCCGACGGGGTGCGCTAGGACCGAAGTCCCGCTAG
- a CDS encoding amino acid permease — MTVSTRGGWFAGRTALLLAFAFSVMADPVSSVAYAIEAALHALNGHLPLLLGAMGLVVLVVALVVTSYHQLVGRFPEGGGAAAATGAAFGDGWSFVPMGALIVDFVLTIAISVSAGASAIISYIPSLAPYRLGLALGLLVLVAGLMWFGHMGRAVFALLTVIFLVAAVAVLVSVAMGAPTVADTVSAEAAETTLLHSAPLSVILAFPVAMALATGVEAPSSAIAQLAQLDDAGRRQFGRTALWLTLGIVGTLTLLLTASVVYLEIGLPSEDSTLVADLARAAATPAVFALFQGATALLLLSAASSSFQAGPGLMKALARREDGSAGHGVLPAILGRTNAHHTPYMGVALFLALSAVVVAAAGARDQRLVLFYAVAVFVSFLMGLISMAILAHRDGQRRWVVLNVVAAIAVGFTLIMNLTRVAALGSLAATAIASGILYWAWVRAGKPSGASHAVAESEAGEVEDADSQDDAAVQESPLQDDAVAPLASTESEAVDEPVAARVRAKR, encoded by the coding sequence ATGACCGTTTCGACTCGCGGCGGCTGGTTCGCCGGCCGCACGGCGCTGCTGCTCGCCTTCGCCTTCTCCGTCATGGCGGATCCCGTGTCCTCCGTGGCCTACGCGATCGAGGCCGCACTCCACGCGCTGAACGGCCATCTGCCGTTGCTGCTCGGTGCGATGGGCCTTGTCGTCCTCGTCGTCGCGCTCGTCGTCACGAGCTATCACCAGCTCGTCGGTCGCTTCCCCGAGGGCGGCGGCGCGGCCGCGGCGACGGGAGCGGCCTTCGGAGACGGCTGGTCGTTCGTGCCGATGGGCGCGCTGATCGTCGACTTCGTCCTCACGATCGCGATCTCGGTCTCCGCGGGCGCGTCGGCGATCATCTCCTACATCCCCTCGCTCGCCCCGTACCGGCTGGGGCTCGCCCTCGGGCTGCTCGTGCTCGTCGCGGGCCTGATGTGGTTCGGGCACATGGGGCGCGCGGTCTTCGCGCTGCTCACCGTGATCTTCCTGGTCGCCGCCGTCGCCGTCCTCGTGTCGGTCGCGATGGGGGCCCCGACCGTGGCTGACACAGTCTCGGCCGAGGCCGCCGAGACCACCCTCCTGCACTCGGCTCCTCTGTCGGTGATCCTCGCCTTCCCCGTCGCGATGGCGCTCGCGACGGGCGTCGAGGCGCCGTCGTCGGCCATCGCGCAGCTCGCCCAGCTGGACGATGCGGGACGTCGCCAGTTCGGCCGCACCGCCCTGTGGCTCACGCTCGGCATCGTCGGCACGCTCACGCTGCTGCTCACCGCGTCCGTCGTCTACCTCGAGATCGGCCTGCCGAGCGAGGACTCGACCCTCGTCGCCGACCTCGCACGTGCGGCGGCCACTCCCGCGGTCTTCGCGCTGTTCCAAGGGGCCACCGCGCTGCTGCTGCTGTCGGCCGCGAGCTCGTCGTTCCAGGCAGGTCCCGGTCTCATGAAGGCGCTCGCGCGCCGCGAGGACGGCAGCGCCGGACACGGAGTCCTGCCGGCGATCCTCGGCAGGACGAACGCGCACCACACGCCCTATATGGGCGTCGCGCTGTTCCTTGCGCTGTCCGCCGTCGTCGTCGCCGCCGCGGGCGCGCGCGACCAGCGACTCGTCCTGTTCTACGCCGTCGCCGTGTTCGTGAGCTTCCTCATGGGCCTGATCTCCATGGCGATCCTCGCCCACCGTGACGGCCAGCGCCGCTGGGTCGTGCTCAACGTGGTCGCGGCGATCGCCGTGGGCTTCACGCTCATCATGAACCTCACGCGCGTCGCCGCTCTCGGCTCGCTCGCGGCCACCGCGATCGCCTCGGGGATCCTCTACTGGGCGTGGGTGCGCGCGGGCAAGCCGAGCGGAGCCTCGCACGCGGTCGCCGAGTCCGAGGCGGGGGAGGTCGAGGACGCGGACAGCCAGGACGATGCAGCCGTTCAGGAGTCGCCGCTCCAGGACGATGCCGTGGCCCCGTTGGCGTCGACCGAGTCTGAGGCTGTCGACGAGCCGGTTGCGGCGCGCGTGCGCGCCAAGCGCTGA
- a CDS encoding fructose bisphosphate aldolase: MSYADRLARFETGAGFIAALDQSGGSTPGALKRYGIPESAYETDDDMFDLIHEARTRVITSPSFTRTHILATILFQGTVDREIHGMGVADYVWHVKGILPILKIDKGLEEESDGVRLMKPIPGLEDTLAAALDKGVFGTKERSVIREANPAGIARVVDQQFALAERVVAAGLLPIVEPENDIHAPDKEAAEALLHEQLLSHLDALGDRKVALKLTIPTVDGLWSDLIAHPNVARVVALSGGYTRAEANERLARNPGLIASFSRALLEGLTVDQPDAEFDKLLGESIVSIYAASMAGTSGMTELRGAA, from the coding sequence ATGTCGTACGCAGACCGCCTCGCCCGCTTCGAGACGGGCGCAGGATTCATCGCCGCGCTGGACCAGAGCGGCGGCAGCACCCCCGGCGCGCTGAAGCGGTACGGGATCCCCGAGTCCGCCTACGAGACGGACGACGACATGTTCGACCTCATCCACGAGGCCCGCACCCGCGTGATCACGAGCCCGTCGTTCACCCGCACCCACATCCTCGCGACGATCCTGTTCCAGGGCACGGTCGACCGCGAGATCCACGGGATGGGCGTCGCGGACTACGTGTGGCACGTCAAGGGCATCCTCCCGATCCTCAAGATCGACAAGGGCCTCGAGGAGGAGTCCGACGGCGTGCGCCTCATGAAGCCGATCCCCGGCCTCGAGGACACCCTGGCCGCGGCCCTCGACAAGGGCGTCTTCGGCACGAAGGAACGCTCGGTCATCAGGGAGGCGAACCCGGCGGGGATCGCGCGCGTCGTCGACCAGCAGTTCGCGCTCGCCGAGCGCGTCGTGGCCGCGGGGCTCCTGCCGATCGTCGAGCCCGAGAACGACATCCACGCGCCCGACAAGGAGGCTGCGGAGGCGCTCCTTCACGAGCAGCTGCTCTCCCACCTCGACGCACTGGGCGACAGGAAGGTCGCGCTCAAGCTCACGATCCCAACGGTCGACGGGCTGTGGAGCGATCTCATCGCCCACCCGAACGTCGCCCGTGTGGTCGCGCTGTCCGGCGGCTACACGCGCGCCGAGGCCAACGAGCGCCTCGCTCGCAACCCGGGCCTCATCGCGAGCTTCAGCAGGGCGCTGCTCGAGGGCCTGACGGTGGACCAGCCGGACGCGGAGTTCGACAAGCTCCTGGGCGAGTCCATCGTGTCGATCTACGCGGCGTCGATGGCCGGAACGTCCGGGATGACCGAACTGCGAGGTGCCGCCTGA